Genomic segment of Vicinamibacterales bacterium:
TTGATCTCGGCCCAGCCCAGCTCGTGGACGAACCCCACCTGGTTCGCGTCGGTGAAGCAGGGGTCGCACATCATGTTGCAGCGGTTGGTCAGATCGACCGTCAGCACCGCGCCGCGGCCGTGCAGCACCGTGCTGCTCCCGTGGTTGTGCAGCTTCGAGTCGTTGTGGGCGCGGATGTCGCGGCCAGGGAACGACTCCTCGAGGTGCTTGTAGAACGCCGGGTCGGTCGACATCACGTCCTCGAAGTGACCGTGCCGCGGGCAGTCCTTCACCATCAGGATCTTGCCGTCACGCTCGAGGATCGTCGCCTTGATCTCGCCCACCTTCTCGGTCAGCAGGATCGACACGTCCTTCTTGCCGTCGATGATTTCCGTGCGCGCTTCGCGGACGCACATCGGGCAGAGCGAGTCGGTCTCGCGGGGCCACCCGAGCACCGGCTTGGTCTTCTCATACGACTTCAGCAGTGGCTGATCGGACCACCGCGGCGTGAACGACGGGTTCTGCTTGAAGCGGTACGCCGCCTGAAGGACACTCCACACGCCGTTGGCGGCCAGCGAGAGTCCCTTTTCGACGTATTTGATCGGAGCGTGCATGCCAATCTCCCTCGGTTTGCTCCGCGGTTCGAGTCGGTTCGTGTGCGTCGTCGCACACGCCGTCACCCGGCCAAACGCCGCGAAGCGCCAATGCCCTCTACGGGTCCTTAGAACTGCGCAATCATACCTGCTGATTTTCGGCCTGGATCCAAGAATCCGGTGGGCTGGCACACGCGTGGGGCGAGCGGGCAATAGGCCAGATGGGCGGGAATGACGACAAAACCAGTCCGAAATCAAAAACAGAGACCGAGACGACCGAGCACGGCAGGGGTGGCATATGATCGGCCCCATGAACCTGCGCATGCCGACAGCCGAAGTGTTCACACCGGGTGCGGAGCCGCCAGCTGACGCGCTCGCGCGGACGACGGATCTCTGCGTGGCCGCCCATCAGGATGACATCGAGATCATGGCGTTCCGCGGAATCCTCGACTGCTTCGGGCGGAGCGATCGGCACTTCACGGGCGTGACGGTCACCGACGGCGCCGGCAGCCCGCGCGACGGGATCTACGCACGTTTCTCGGATGATGACATGAAAGCCGTCCGGCGCGAGGAGCAGAAGAAGGCCGCCCGCATCGGCGAGTTCAGCGCGCACGTCTTTCTCGACTTCCCGAGCGCAGCGGTGAAGGACCCGTCGGACGGCGCGGTCATCGACGATGTCGCGGCCGTGATCGATGCGTCGCGGCCGGCGACGGTCTACACGCACAACCTGGCGGACAAGCACGAGACCCACGTCGCCGTCGTTCTCCGGGTCATTGCCGCGATCAGGCGGATGCCGAAGCACGAGCGGCCGACGCGCGTGCTCGGCTGCGAGGTCTGGCGCGACCTCGACTGGATGGACGACCGGGACAAGGTCGTGCTCGACGTGTCGGGGCGCGACAACCTGGCCGCGGCGCTGCTTGGCGTCTTCGATTCCCAGATTGCCGGCGGCAAGCGCTACGACCTCGCCGTGCTCGGCAGGCGGCGGGCGAACGCCACGTTCGCGGCTTCGCACGGCGTGGACCAGGCCGAGGCGCTGACGTATGCGATGGATCTGACGCCTCTCGCACTGGACGACGCCCTCGATCCGGCCGCGCTGGTGCTGGACCACCTCGATCGCTTTCGCAGGAGCGTGGAGGAGGGCCTGGCGAGATCTTCGCGGGTGCGCCCGTGACGGGAGGGCCAAGTCGCAGCGGTGCCCCCGGGCGCGAGGCCAGGGCCGGCGGAGCGGGCCGGGTCTCGTCAAGCGCGGCGTAGACCGCCCGCCGGCGTAAGGGCGCCCGGCAGACGCCGGTCGGCGCCGAGCCGCTCGGCGCGCGGGGAAACCAGCGCTCCAGCGGTTTGTCGGCGGCAGGGTGGGGCCCCACTTCGTCACCCCACCCGGATCTCTGGCGCTTGCGCGCCGGTTTCCGTGCTTTCGCCCCCGCGACGCCTCGAAGGCCCGGCTCCGCCCGGCGTCCGCCGGTCGCCGTCCGCGCCGAACCGGTCCGCGTCGGCGTGCTTGTCTGCCCCCGGGCGCGATGCCAGGGCCGGCGGAGCGGGCCGGGTCTCGCCAAGCGCGGCGTAGACCGCCCACCGGCGTAAGGGTATCGAGCCGGACGGCGGCGACGTGGTGGGGCGGGGACCGAGAGTCGCCGCCGGGAGGCTTCGCCCGGACAGCGCCGCGCGGCGCGAGATCCGGGCCGCTCCGGCGGCGAGGGCGCCCGGCAGACGCCGGTCGGCGCCGAGCCGCTCGGCGCGCGCGGGGAAACCAGCGCTCCAGCGGTTTGTCGGCGGCAGGGCGGGGCCCCACTTCGTCACCCCACCCGGATTTCTGGCGCCTGCGCGTTGGTTTCCGTGCTGTCGCCCCCGCGACGCCTCGAAGGCCCGGCTCCGCCCGGCGTCCGCCGGTCGCCGTCCGCGCCGGGCCGGTCCGCCGGCGGGGGGCGGCCACGCTCAGTGCCATTCCCACTCGATGAATCCGGGTTTGACGTCGGCCATGGCGTTGACGACGAGTTCGACGAGGCCGCCGTACTGGATGCGGTTCGCCTTCCAGACATCGTGGTAGGCCAGCAGGTCGCGGATCTGCCCCTTGCAGTTGCTGCACGGCGCGCAGACGTACTTCGGCTGGGCGGGGTCGAGACAATCCGAGAAGACGTCGAGAATCTGCTGCAGCTTCTTCCGCCCGGATATCTGCGATCGCCAGTCGGGGAACGTATTGCCGCTCATGATCGCGAAGCCGCTTCCGCCTCCGCAACAGTAGTTGTCGACGCCGTGCGGGTGCATCTCGCGAAACTGCGGGCAGATGGCGCGGAGGATCTCCCGCTGCGGCTCGACGATTCCCATCAGCCGCACCATGTTGCAGGGGTCGTGCAGCGTGACGGGAAAGGCGTTTCGGCTTGGATCGAGTTCGAGCCGGCCGCTGGCCACGATGTCTCGCAGAACCGTCAGGAAGCTCTCACGCGGAATGTTCAAGTCGCCGGTCAGCAGGCGGTCGGCGATCACGAGCAGTGACTTGTGTGCGTGGCCGCACTCCCCGATGACGATCTTCTTGACCTTCAGCTTCCGCGCCGCCTCGGCGTGGCGGACCGCGACCCGTGCGAACTGCGCATCGTCGTACCACAGGCCGTAGTTCACCGAGTCGTAACCGGCCAGGTCCGACGACATCGTCCACGACACGCCAGCCTGGTTGAGGATGATGCCGAAAGCGCCGGGATTCTCCGGCCACGCGAGGATCTCGCCGGCGTTGTGCACCAGGAGGATGTCGGCTCCCTCGACGTCCCACGGGGTTTCGACCGGGAGCCCGGCTTTCTCCGCCATCTCCTCGTCGATGAACTGGACGTTGTCCTTGACGACCGCAGGGGGCATTCCGGTGGACGAACCAGCCTTGAGCTGGAGCATCGAGCCGGACGCGTGCAACTCCTTCGGAGCGATGCCCATTTCCTGACTGAACAACTTCCGGATCTCGTGCGCCACCAGGCCGTTGTCGACACCGATCGGGCACGCCTGCGCGCACCGGCGGCACAGGTTGCAGCGATACGCGAGCTCGGCGAGTCTGGCCACCATTGGCCAATTGAGATCGACGCTGCCGTGCTGCCACCGCGACAGGAGGCCGCCGCCCTTGACGTGCTCGAAGTACAGCCGCCGGAGGATCTCCGATCGGTAGGTGGGACGATAGATTTCGGCGCCACCGCTGGCCTCGAAGATGTGACACGCGTCAGAGCAGGTCTGGCAGCGCGCGCAGTGCTCCATGGTGAGCAGCAGCGGCTGCAGAAACGTCCAGTTGTTCTCGCGGGAAAACAGCTTCTCCAGGCCCGACAGGAAGCTCCGGACCAGTATCTCCTCTTCCTCGGGCGTCTGCGGTGTCGGCAAGGCCAGCACTCGCGAGTCGTCCAGCGGGTATTGGTTGGCCTGGGCCTGCGGCAGAAGCGGCTTGGCGGCGCCGCGACGGGCGGTCGCCCCGTCAATCAGCAGGGGCGACAACTGGGTGTCGTCGAGACGAAGGAGCGGCTCGGACGACCGCCGTGACATGTCGGAGAAACCGGGCCCGTCCTTCATCGATGCGCCTCCCCTGGATTCGAAGACACCACGTCGGCCCATGTGCCCGACTCGTTCGTGCGGATGTGTGCTGCCGACCAGGTGGGCCTGTAGGTCAGGTACTCGGCCAGCTTCGCAGTCATGCGAGGGTCGGCGGCAAGCGGGGTGTCGTCCCAGCGGACGGCGTGATAGGTGAAGTACTTCCCGACGAAGTGCGACATGTGCGTGAGCGGGATATAGGCAGTGAGGGCGGCGCCGGCGAACAAGCCCGCGGCCAGCGCGCCCGGAACGTGGAGCGTCGAGTCCCAGGACAGCAGCCCTGTGGCGATGACAAGTGCGCCAGGAGACCCGTCCGGCCTCACGGCATAGCCGACGCCGATGAGCCCCAGCACGGCGACGAAGAAGGCGAGGTTGAAGATATCACCGACGGTGGTGTAGGACCGCAGGGACGGCTCGCTGAGCCGGCGCTGGAGCAGCGCGCACGCGCCGCAGAACGAGAGCACCAGACCGACGATGCCCGTGGTGGCCGCGAGCCACCGCAGCACGGACCCGAATGGACCGCCCGGGAGTCCTCCGCCCAGAACCACTGCGAAGGCCGCCAACAGCAGCAGCCCGGCGCTTCCCGCGAGCAGGTAGAGACCGAAGTGAAACGGGAAGGAGCGGTACCAGAGCGCGCGGTTCGATTTGCGCAGCGCCTCGAGAAAGAGCATCTCCGGAATCATGACCCGCAATTCGCCGGCCAGGTTGAAATGACGCGGAGCGGTCCACCACTCGCTACCCTCGAAATAGGAACCGCCGTGGGCCACCCGCTGGGGCTCCTCATGTGGAACCGGGTACAGCTCCCACCGCAGGTGGAGCGGGCTCCTGGCATATCGAACGGCGCGAGCAGCGCTGGCGGCCACGAAGGTGATGCCGGCCGCGCAGATTGAGAGGTATAGCAATGTGGTCACGGAAACGCCTCCAACGGTCGACCGCCCGGATTGAGTGGGAGTTCCGCAGACGAGCGCGAGTGGCGAAAGGCCGAGCCAGGTCCACCGTCCAGGCAGCAACCGGAGCCACCATTCTAGCGTGAATTGGCGGACCGGTTTGACCGGATGCCACGATGGGGGGCCATCGGGGCCGGATGGTGCGGTACGTCAGTCGTACGCCAACCGCGTCGCTTCGTCGGCGAGGGTGGGCGCCAGTAATTCCTGCCACTCCGCACCCCGCCACGTGTCACAGCGGGTGTGAGCCAGGAAGTACTTTTGCGGGATCGGATGCGTGCCGACGACCACCGGTATCCCGTACTTCTCCTGGATGAACCGCCGGAAGTAGTCGATGTGCGGACACGGGGGATAACCGACGAGGAATCCGGTCGCGAGGTGGATGACGTCGGCGTCGTTCTTCTTCATCTCCTCCGGGGCATATTCGATGTTGCCGCCAGGGCATCCTCCGCAATTGGTGTAGCCGACCAGTTCCACCTCACGGCCCCGGTACGCCGCAAAGGCGCCTTCACGCGCGCGTACGGCACGCAGGCACTTCCCGCCGGCACAGGTGTGGTACCGCTCGCAGATGATGATGCCAACGCGCACGGGATCGCTCATGAGTTCTCCTGAATGCGGGGGCATCGAGCTCGGTGATTCTACTCCTGCCGCTGCAGAACCGCCACGCTGTGGAGATGGGCCTCTTCGGGAACGATCAACCGGAACGCGTGAGAGCCGAACCAGTCCACCGCTGCCGCGATGGTTACCGGGCCGACGGGGTGAACTCGCCCCTCGGATTGGTGGACGCGGGCGACGAGCGCCGCCATCAGCTCGGACATCAACGCCGCCTCGGGGACCGCGCCTTCGACACGGATGGTCTCGTTGATGACGGTCCGCCGGACTCCACGGACCTGGTACTTGTTCGCCAGGTGCGGGAACTCGGTCGCCTCAACCAAGTCCGCCGTGACCAGATCGCTGGCCACGGCGAGCCTGTGGGAGAGCACGACCCCTCCTGGCCCTGAGACTCACACGCGAACCGGAAGGTGGCGGACCGTTGCCGGCCAAGCGTCAGGGGTGGTCTACTTGAGCTTCTTGGTGATCGAGACTCCAAATGAATTCTGGTACATCTTCACCAGGTCGGTCCCACCGCCGGGCAGCATGGCGGTCGCGCCCGACACGCTGTTCTCGAACGCGTGCAGGTAGGCGACGTTGACGTCCATCGTCTTTCCTGCTCGCAGGCTCAGCCCCAGCGTCAGGTGATTCTGGATCACGCCGGGCGCGAGGATGTTGAAGGTGACGTCGGCGCTCTGGACCGGGTTGTCCGAGTGGTTGTAGCCCGCCCGAACCGTCAGCGTCGGTCTCACATCGTATGAGAGCCCCAGCTTGAGCACGTTGACGTCGGTCCAACCGAAGCCCGGTCCGCCGGCGCTGCCGAGCGGCGCCTGGGCCTTGCTCGAGTTGCCGACCGAGGCGACACCGCTGTAGTTGATCCGCTGGTAGTCCAGGGCGACAAGCGCGCCGGGGGCCGGCTTGAATGCCACGCCGGCGTTGAAGTTGGCGGGAAAGTCGAACCCACCCTGTTCCGCGAACAGTCCCTTGTACTTCTCGAATGCGCCCATCTTCATCTTCGGCGCGAACGCAGCACCAACCGAGACGGCGTCGCTCAGGTTGGCCATCCAGCCGATGCGGACGCCGAGACCGATCGACGAGTCCGTTCCCATGTCCGAGAGGCTGCCGGGAGCGCTCGAGTAGGCACTGAATGCCTGTACGCCGCTGGCGCTGAACCGCTGATAGCCGATGAGCGGCGAGATGCCGATCGCCTGGTGCGCGCCGAGACGGAACGCGACAGTGGGCGCGATGACCATCTGCTCGAGGTTGACACCGAGGCGGCCGGGGCCGCACAGCAGGTTGGAGGCCGGCGCGCCCATGCCGCAGCGGTTGGCCGCGATCTGGCCCGTCGGGTAGTCGGTGTTCATCCCGCCGTTGCCGTAGAGCGTGAGCCCGAACGAGAGCTTCTCGCCGAACATCCAGTTGAAGCCGAACTCGGGCATTGCAAACCACAGGCTGCCACTGTCGGCCGTGCCGTTCAAGCCGTAAGCGTTCGCGGTTCGAGCGGCGCTCCGGCGCGGACCGAACACGTCGGCTCCGAGGTCGAAGCCGCTTCCAAAGAGCACCATCTGCGCGGGATTGACCGCCCCGCCCATGGTGCCGAACACCACGGCGGTGGAGGCGCCGCCCATGCCCTTGGCCTTCATTCCGTAGCCGTGGGCGAAATAGCCGTCGGTTGCCAGCGCAGAGGCCGGCAGGGTGGTCGAGACTGCAACGACCAACGCGAGGATTCGAGATTTCATCATTTCAATGACTCCGAGAATCGCACCGGTAACGCAGGGGCGTGGCACACGTTTGTACCTGGATTCACAAACCGCGTGAGTGGTGACAGGGCCAAGCCCAGCAGTGGCCTGGCGTGACGTTTGCGGCGGCGCATGAATCCTAGAACCCAGCCATGACCATTCGATTTGTCGTCTTCGCCATCGTCGCGGCACTCGTCTCGCCCGTCTCGAGCCGTGCGCAGGAGCGCGTGTCGCTCCAGGACGCGATCAGCGGCACACTGGCCAACAACCCGGACCTGCGTGCGGCGCGCGCCGGGCAGCGCGAGAGCGATGCCCGCGTCCGCGAGGCCCGATCGAGCTACCTGCCGCGCGTGGATTTCGTCGAAAGCTGGCAGCGGGGCAACAACCCGGTCTTCGTGTTCGGCTCGCTGCTCTCCCAGCAGCGCTTCTCGGCGGCGAACTTCGCGGTCGAGGCGCTGAATCATCCGGACGCCCTGACGAACTACCACAGCGCGTTCTCTGTCGATCAGCCGCTGTTCGACAGCAGCCGGCTCGCGGGAATCCGGTCCGCGCGGATTGGTTCGGAACTCGCGAAGGCCACTGTCACCGACGCGGAAGCCGGCCTGGCGCTGGACGCGACGCGGGCCTACGGCGACGTGCTGCTCGCGAACGCCAATCGCGCGGCGGCGCTGGCCGCCGTGGCGACCGCCCGAGAGGATCTCGCCCGTGCCGAGCGAAGCCGCGACGTCGGCATGGTGACCGAAGCGGACGTGCTGTCCCTCCGGGTTCATCTCGCGCAGATGCAGGAGCGTGAGATCCGGGCGGGCAGTGGTGAACAGGTGGCGACGGCCTTCCTGAACCGGCTGATGGGCGCGCCGCTCGATCGCACGCTGATCCTCGCCGAGCCGGCTGCGGCAGCTGTGGCGGCGCCGCCGATTGAGGACAGCGAGCGGGCGGCGCTGAGGGATCGCGCGAGCCTCGCGCGTGCCACGGCCCAGGTGTCGCTGGCCGAGACGGCGCGAGCGGCCGCCCACCAGGCGTTCCTGCCGCAGGTCTTCGTGCAGGGGGTCTACGAACTGAACGGCCATACGTTCGGCGACCGCGCCTCGTCGTGGATGATCGCCGGTCAGGCGCGGGTCAACCTCTTCGCGGGCGGGGGTGACGTGGCCAGGCTGCGCGCCGCGACCGAAGCCGCGAGCCGGGCGAGAGCCGAGCGTGAGAGCGCCGAGACCGGGATTCGCCTGGACGTCAGAACCGCGCGAGCGCAACTCGACGCGGCGGCGGCTCGGGAAGCTGTCGGGCGCGCCGTGGTCCTGCAGGCGCGTGAGAGTCAACGGATCATCCGCGACCGGTACGAGGCCGGTCTCGCGAGCGTCAACGATATCTTGAGGGCGGCCAACGCCCTGCTCGACGCCGAGTCGCTTCGGATCTCGGCGATTGTCGATCTGATGGTTGCCAGGGGCGCATTCGACCGAGCGGTGGGGAAGCTCCCGAGCGGAAGTCAGCAGAGGCCATGACCATGAGAACAATGTTCGTGCTGCTCATTGGAGCGGCGATGACTGTGGCGGCGTGTGGCGGTGGCAGTCGGGAGACCACTCCGAGGGACGGCG
This window contains:
- a CDS encoding PIG-L family deacetylase → MNLRMPTAEVFTPGAEPPADALARTTDLCVAAHQDDIEIMAFRGILDCFGRSDRHFTGVTVTDGAGSPRDGIYARFSDDDMKAVRREEQKKAARIGEFSAHVFLDFPSAAVKDPSDGAVIDDVAAVIDASRPATVYTHNLADKHETHVAVVLRVIAAIRRMPKHERPTRVLGCEVWRDLDWMDDRDKVVLDVSGRDNLAAALLGVFDSQIAGGKRYDLAVLGRRRANATFAASHGVDQAEALTYAMDLTPLALDDALDPAALVLDHLDRFRRSVEEGLARSSRVRP
- a CDS encoding (Fe-S)-binding protein; the protein is MKDGPGFSDMSRRSSEPLLRLDDTQLSPLLIDGATARRGAAKPLLPQAQANQYPLDDSRVLALPTPQTPEEEEILVRSFLSGLEKLFSRENNWTFLQPLLLTMEHCARCQTCSDACHIFEASGGAEIYRPTYRSEILRRLYFEHVKGGGLLSRWQHGSVDLNWPMVARLAELAYRCNLCRRCAQACPIGVDNGLVAHEIRKLFSQEMGIAPKELHASGSMLQLKAGSSTGMPPAVVKDNVQFIDEEMAEKAGLPVETPWDVEGADILLVHNAGEILAWPENPGAFGIILNQAGVSWTMSSDLAGYDSVNYGLWYDDAQFARVAVRHAEAARKLKVKKIVIGECGHAHKSLLVIADRLLTGDLNIPRESFLTVLRDIVASGRLELDPSRNAFPVTLHDPCNMVRLMGIVEPQREILRAICPQFREMHPHGVDNYCCGGGSGFAIMSGNTFPDWRSQISGRKKLQQILDVFSDCLDPAQPKYVCAPCSNCKGQIRDLLAYHDVWKANRIQYGGLVELVVNAMADVKPGFIEWEWH
- a CDS encoding CGGC domain-containing protein; protein product: MSDPVRVGIIICERYHTCAGGKCLRAVRAREGAFAAYRGREVELVGYTNCGGCPGGNIEYAPEEMKKNDADVIHLATGFLVGYPPCPHIDYFRRFIQEKYGIPVVVGTHPIPQKYFLAHTRCDTWRGAEWQELLAPTLADEATRLAYD
- a CDS encoding thioredoxin family protein, with the protein product MLSHRLAVASDLVTADLVEATEFPHLANKYQVRGVRRTVINETIRVEGAVPEAALMSELMAALVARVHQSEGRVHPVGPVTIAAAVDWFGSHAFRLIVPEEAHLHSVAVLQRQE
- a CDS encoding outer membrane protein transport protein, translating into MMKSRILALVVAVSTTLPASALATDGYFAHGYGMKAKGMGGASTAVVFGTMGGAVNPAQMVLFGSGFDLGADVFGPRRSAARTANAYGLNGTADSGSLWFAMPEFGFNWMFGEKLSFGLTLYGNGGMNTDYPTGQIAANRCGMGAPASNLLCGPGRLGVNLEQMVIAPTVAFRLGAHQAIGISPLIGYQRFSASGVQAFSAYSSAPGSLSDMGTDSSIGLGVRIGWMANLSDAVSVGAAFAPKMKMGAFEKYKGLFAEQGGFDFPANFNAGVAFKPAPGALVALDYQRINYSGVASVGNSSKAQAPLGSAGGPGFGWTDVNVLKLGLSYDVRPTLTVRAGYNHSDNPVQSADVTFNILAPGVIQNHLTLGLSLRAGKTMDVNVAYLHAFENSVSGATAMLPGGGTDLVKMYQNSFGVSITKKLK
- a CDS encoding TolC family protein, with product MTIRFVVFAIVAALVSPVSSRAQERVSLQDAISGTLANNPDLRAARAGQRESDARVREARSSYLPRVDFVESWQRGNNPVFVFGSLLSQQRFSAANFAVEALNHPDALTNYHSAFSVDQPLFDSSRLAGIRSARIGSELAKATVTDAEAGLALDATRAYGDVLLANANRAAALAAVATAREDLARAERSRDVGMVTEADVLSLRVHLAQMQEREIRAGSGEQVATAFLNRLMGAPLDRTLILAEPAAAAVAAPPIEDSERAALRDRASLARATAQVSLAETARAAAHQAFLPQVFVQGVYELNGHTFGDRASSWMIAGQARVNLFAGGGDVARLRAATEAASRARAERESAETGIRLDVRTARAQLDAAAAREAVGRAVVLQARESQRIIRDRYEAGLASVNDILRAANALLDAESLRISAIVDLMVARGAFDRAVGKLPSGSQQRP